In the genome of Pichia kudriavzevii chromosome 4, complete sequence, one region contains:
- a CDS encoding uncharacterized protein (PKUD0D04780), producing MTLKRSLSQKFKSTLEKTKRIVSSSSLSSFDNHSPSVSDSFSFNSTDFSTPLTSTSTTFNDATDFGGLGIQYNKDSISLNRKSSSLDPPTLLYSRKKRSGTMSRSIPNRKQSIDLIDTSTPTNITSSIPTPVSQDDLLSLSCRSNYSFTQNDENFENDTGGLIILPSGPNDDDDIDDDDNNNNNNNNNNNNNNNNNNNNNNNNNNNNNNNNHNNNISGKLNNTNSNDNNKTTIEGSHDILLSAFLSHSAELEKNSSYLDSQSQDRPSILIPSNYSSTTTSYTLNSFAENSAKCNMDLLESHEIIQDDVDSIFTKSNQIDHLDKDLDTRKNDLLADQMALNILQNIDEEDVDELSKLKEEISMI from the coding sequence ATGACTCTCAAACGATCATTATCCCAGAAGTTCAAGTCCACGTTGGAAAAGACCAAACGAATAGTGAGCTCCTCATCTCTATCATCATTCGACAATCATTCGCCTTCGGTTTCAGATAGCTTTTCCTTCAACTCCACCGATTTCTCAACTCCATTAACGTCTACATCCACCACCTTCAATGATGCTACGGATTTCGGAGGCTTGGGGATCCAATATAACAAGGACTCGATTTCATTGAATCGAAAGTCAAGTAGTCTTGATCCTCCAACGTTGTTATATtctagaaagaaaagatcaGGAACAATGTCAAGGTCGATACCAAATCGTAAACAGTCTATTGATTTGATCGATACAAGTACTCCTACAAATATCACAAGCTCGATTCCAACTCCAGTGTCTCAAGATGATCTACTAAGTCTGAGCTGTCGTTCGAATTACTCCTTCACTCAGAATGATGAGaactttgaaaatgacACTGGTGGATTGATCATTCTACCTTCAGGtccaaatgatgatgatgatattgatgatgatgataataacaataacaacaacaataataacaataacaacaacaataataacaataacaacaacaataataacaataacaacaataataataacaataaccacaataacaatattaGTGGCAAACTTAACAATACCAATAGCAATGACAACAATAAAACTACCATTGAGGGTAGTCATGATATTCTATTATCGGCTTTCTTATCCCATTCTGcagaattagaaaaaaattcttcatATCTAGACTCGCAATCACAAGATAGaccttcaattttgataCCATCAAATTATAGCTCAACTACAACTTCGTATACTCTGAACTCCTTTGCTGAGAATTCGGCAAAGTGTAACATGGATTTATTGGAATCTCATGAAATCATACAAGACGATGTTGACTCGATCTTCaccaaatcaaatcaaattgatCACCTCGATAAAGATCTAGACACAAGGAAAAATGATTTACTTGCTGACCAGATGgctttgaatattttgcaaaatattgatgaggaagatgtTGACGAACTATCAAAactaaaagaagaaatttcaatgatttaa